The region AGACCAAACCCAAAGATCGAAAAAGAATAGAATATTCAGCAACCCGTGAGAGAGAGGCGAACGGGTATAAGCCGCCAAGCCTGCAATCTTATCCAATTCCTTCCATGCGGTTTTGAGTTCTTTTTCGGTCCAACCGGAAAGATACTTTTCCTGCGAGATCCCCGAGATTTCGGAATTCCTTATGAAGAATAGAAGTTTACCCAATTCTTCCAAAGTTTCCGAATCTTCCGCAATCGGATGAATCATACTTAGGGAAACTTCCCGATAGAAGCCGAAGAATGCGAAGTTTAATAAAAGAAGACCCGCTCCCCAGGTCTGAGCGAATAAAAGACTTCCGATCAAAAAGATCCAAATTCCTAAAATCCACACAGGAAAGATAATACGGATCGTTTTCCCCAAAGCTCCGAAAGCAACATCCCAGAAGCCGGAAGGAATCTTCTCAAAAAGATTGAATGGAGGGGCCTGAGAATTATCTCCCGCTTTGACTCGAAACTTGCCCGAGATATCGGGAATATAAGAGGGTAATTTTTCCTCTTCGCCGTCCTTTCTGTCCGGAAAAGAAGCCTCGTACAATCGCAATTGCCGCAATAATTTTTGGGAAACTTGCGACCTTTCCGAAAGTTCTATTACGGTTTTTTGACGACTTCGGATCCTTTCTTCGGAGTTCTCCTCGAAGAAGTAATTCAAAAAGGAAGAAGTTCCCTTTTCCAAGACAGTGGTATCTATCCTAGAATAAACGCCTTTTTCTCCTAAAAAATCCAGATCCTTGGTCCAGGACGGAGTATTATTCTGAAGAAGTAGATTTTTATAATATTCTCTTTTGGGCCTAGGATATCCTGATCCTTCCAGGAGAATGCGAGCCTTTTGGGTCTTCAAGAATTCGACCCAAACTTGCAACCTTCTCACCTTCTCCTTACGTCTCTGGTATAATGCGAGAAGTCTATAAAAGACGAGAAGAATAGGAATCGCAGGAAGATAATGCAATTCAGATCCGGTCCGGAGTAGATAAACTCCTAGAATCCAACCTAGAAAACCTACGAAGGATAAAATTCTAAAAGTGGAGAGAAGGGAAAGTCGAGACTCTTCTTTCTGAATGATATGGAAAAGGCGGGAAATCTTACGATCGATTCGATCTACCCGGGACGGGGGGTTCATACTGCGATAGTTACGTTCTCGTAATTTTCGGATTCTCTTCGGTAGATTTCATGGTCCAAAAGCCGGACAAGAGATCCTACATCCCGCATCAGCCATCTGGAGACGATCCGGCCCTTATCTCGGCCGCGGAACTTATCCACATAGACATAGCCGAAAAGGTCGGTTCCGTATTCGTATACGACGAATCTTCCCGACCTATTCCCAGTTCTATTTTCCAGACGAATCTGCATTTTAACCGAATTTACCCCGTACTTTCTTTTCGTACAAGAAAAAAAAATCTCAAGTATTTTCAGTACTGCCCGAAGTACAGTTTGGGAGAAAGCTTCCTTCCAAGGACGGAAAAACGGGGCTTTCTCCTTTCCCATCCCAAATGGGGTCGCACGGAGGCGATTTATGATATATCCCGATATGGATCCGGATCTGCGGAGTTCCTTCTCTAAAATTGGAAAAACCTTTGCCAATCTGACAAACGACACTTCTTTACCGGAATTCGGTTTAAAAGCGGGCAGTCTTCTCGATAGAAAGCAAATGAGAATCCTATTGGAAATTCGTAAAAGAAGAATTAATTCCACCCAATGGAAACATTTTCAAAAAGACTAATCACCAAACCAAAAGGCTCAACTCTACCTTCTGCCGAAGGTAGAGCGGAACGATCATAAATCCTAAAACTTAACTCAGTACGGCGCTTCTAACTTACAGGATTTAGGAAAAAACTCCGGATCCAATCGGGAAGTTTTTGATTCCACTTCCTTACCTTGCTTATCTATCGTCTTTCTAATCTTATTCTGAATAACTACGGCCTTTCCGTCTCGAAAGGCCCCTCCGGCCTCGTATTGGAAATCTAGCACAACGTTTCCGGAAGAATCAATATAGCCCATCTTGTCTCCGATCCCGTCGCCGTTCGTGTCCTGGTACACTCCGGCCAATCCCTCGGAAAAGCCGCTATAATGTCCGAAATGTCCATCGCCTATTATCGCCATGTGTTCCGCGAAGCTCAAAGCATACTGAGGAGAAACGAGATATTCTCCATTCTCCCGAATAAAACCGACCTTGCGATCCAGGATCACTCCCGCAATGCCTTCATTGAAAGTATAAGCCCAATCGAAACGGGGAGAGATTAGAACCTTACCGCTCGAATCTAAATACCCCCATTTCTTTTTCTCCATAAACGGAATCCTTTCTTCCGATGTAGGAAAAATATAATCGTAAGTAGGCGTGAGAATATAAGAACCGTCGCTTCCGAATATCCCCCATTTCCCTCCACGCTCCGTTAAAACGATGGCTCTAGATGCGGAAACCGCTTGGAAATAGTAAAAACTTTTGGTCTCTAAGCTTTCTCCGGACTTCCGAACGAGTCCGTACATTCTGGTATTATAATCGTAGTACGAGAAAGTATTTTCGGAAAATACGTTGAGCCTCCCATATTCTAAAGGGAGAAGAATTTTCCCGGTCGTATCTATAAATCCGCAAAGGTAATTGCCGTTCACTCGGTTGCAAACTTTTGCCTGACCTTTCTCGAAGCTCGAAGCATAATCGTAAGTTTCCGGAATAACGAATTTATATTCGTGATTCATGAAACCGTATGTACCGAACCTTTTTACGGGAATCAATCCCGAAGAAAACACCCCTAAAGGCATGGCATTCGGAAAGGTCTGGAAAGTTCCGTCTTTCTTTAAGAATCCGCCTCGCCCCTTAAATTCGATCGCCGCCTTCCCTTCCGAAAATGGGCAGGCCATGGAGAAAACGGGTTTGCCGATTTGGATTCCGGATTTACTGCGATATCCCCAAACGTTTTCTCTTAAATAGGTTTCGATCTCTTCGTCCGCTTGTGAGAGAACGGGAAAAGCGACCAAGGATAGAATTAGAAGAATGTGAAGGACCTTCATTCTATTCTTATTTATCCCGGATTCTTGGAAGAACGGACTACGCATTAAAATTAAAAAGCCTCTCGGTTTCCCGAAAGGCTTTCCCTAATTCCGGACGAGCCGGGATCAGTATTTCGTTTTGGTGGAAGGAAGTTTGACGTTCAAAATCACGTCCACTTCGCTAACCTCGCCTTCTCTTACCTTGATTTCGGAGTTATTCAAATTCAAGTCTTCGGCGAAAGAAGCCTTGATTTCGTATTCTCCCGGTTTCAAGTTCGTGAACCAGAAATTTCCATTTTGATCGGTATTCAGTTTTTGGATTCCGGTCACGCTGGTGATCGTAGGCATATAGATCGGTTGATTGATCACAGGATTATCCAAAGTTCTGTAGAATACCTTTCCTCGGATCGCACCGAAACCGGACATAGAAGTCACAACTTCCAGTTCGTTTTTCTTATTCGGAAGAACCGCTTGGGTCTTTTGGATCTCGGGATAATCGTCCGCCTGGATGGTCACCTTATGCACTCCCGCAGGAACTCCTTTGATCGTTAGAGTATAAACGGCACCAGGGATCAGTTTTCCCATCTTTTTAACCGCGCCCCAATAATTAGAGGATTCTGCGGTTACGACTTTATCGTATTCCTTATCGTCGATGAGTACTCTAATACTACGGTTGCCCACTCTCTTCTTACCAGTGGTAATACGGATTTCGGGAGGCAGATCGGAAACTCCATAAGCTCTATCTTGGATGATAGTAGTCTTAATAACTAGATCTCCTTTTTGATTCGTAGGAACTACCGGCGGCTCTTCGTTGGTTACAACTGGAGTTTCCGGCTCCGGTTTAGGAGGATTTACGTCCGGAACAGGAGTAGGATTGACCGGAGGTTTGATCGGCTCTACCGGTTTAGGA is a window of Leptospira wolffii serovar Khorat str. Khorat-H2 DNA encoding:
- a CDS encoding MutS-related protein; this translates as MNPPSRVDRIDRKISRLFHIIQKEESRLSLLSTFRILSFVGFLGWILGVYLLRTGSELHYLPAIPILLVFYRLLALYQRRKEKVRRLQVWVEFLKTQKARILLEGSGYPRPKREYYKNLLLQNNTPSWTKDLDFLGEKGVYSRIDTTVLEKGTSSFLNYFFEENSEERIRSRQKTVIELSERSQVSQKLLRQLRLYEASFPDRKDGEEEKLPSYIPDISGKFRVKAGDNSQAPPFNLFEKIPSGFWDVAFGALGKTIRIIFPVWILGIWIFLIGSLLFAQTWGAGLLLLNFAFFGFYREVSLSMIHPIAEDSETLEELGKLLFFIRNSEISGISQEKYLSGWTEKELKTAWKELDKIAGLAAYTRSPLSHGLLNILFFFDLWVWSRYAKWWKSWGKRILPALEDLSELDSLLPFANLKWIEPTFSFPILEKRDGSYDISARALVHPLIPLEKRVPNDLESILPGKLLLLTGSNMSGKTTYLRAVGICGVLAMAGGPVPAQSFRTPIIDVHSSIRNEDSVEEGVSFFYAEVRRLGRILKEVTDSEKGHLVLLDEILKGTNSRERTIACKGILKKLSGFRVFGIVTTHDLELAGLQDLALYHFREEIREGKMTFDYKIREGVVRSSNALEVLKLEGLDLE
- a CDS encoding WG repeat-containing protein, yielding MKVLHILLILSLVAFPVLSQADEEIETYLRENVWGYRSKSGIQIGKPVFSMACPFSEGKAAIEFKGRGGFLKKDGTFQTFPNAMPLGVFSSGLIPVKRFGTYGFMNHEYKFVIPETYDYASSFEKGQAKVCNRVNGNYLCGFIDTTGKILLPLEYGRLNVFSENTFSYYDYNTRMYGLVRKSGESLETKSFYYFQAVSASRAIVLTERGGKWGIFGSDGSYILTPTYDYIFPTSEERIPFMEKKKWGYLDSSGKVLISPRFDWAYTFNEGIAGVILDRKVGFIRENGEYLVSPQYALSFAEHMAIIGDGHFGHYSGFSEGLAGVYQDTNGDGIGDKMGYIDSSGNVVLDFQYEAGGAFRDGKAVVIQNKIRKTIDKQGKEVESKTSRLDPEFFPKSCKLEAPY